The following proteins are encoded in a genomic region of Aliiroseovarius sp. F47248L:
- a CDS encoding precorrin-6A/cobalt-precorrin-6A reductase produces MKILLMAGTREARAIADRLAAEGIDALASMAGVTDEPRLYPIQTRRGGFGGEEAQERFLKTGKFDTVIDATHPFATRISSRTQTISRRLGLRYLRVLRPAWQAQDGDLWYSVATQEDVEKRVPKGARVFLATGAQSIEEWSDFAEGRTLFCRRVDRTDDPFPYEGGWIIGQPPYVLAYEMRLLKTYAIDWVVARNSGGPTRAKLDAARALGRPVALLDRPPLLDCDHVQTPDEALAWLTKQNA; encoded by the coding sequence GTGAAAATCCTTTTGATGGCAGGCACACGGGAAGCGCGTGCAATCGCTGACCGGTTGGCCGCAGAGGGTATTGATGCGCTTGCCTCGATGGCAGGTGTTACGGACGAACCCAGACTGTATCCGATTCAGACCCGTAGGGGCGGTTTCGGTGGCGAAGAAGCGCAAGAACGCTTTCTGAAGACCGGCAAATTCGACACGGTGATCGACGCAACGCATCCTTTTGCCACGCGTATCTCCAGCAGAACACAAACGATTTCTCGACGGCTTGGGCTGCGCTATCTGCGGGTGTTGCGTCCCGCCTGGCAGGCACAGGACGGAGATCTTTGGTACAGCGTGGCAACGCAGGAAGATGTTGAAAAACGAGTGCCGAAGGGCGCACGTGTTTTTCTGGCGACGGGCGCGCAGTCCATTGAGGAATGGTCAGATTTTGCCGAGGGCAGAACGCTGTTTTGCCGGCGGGTGGACCGGACCGATGATCCGTTTCCCTATGAGGGCGGCTGGATCATCGGGCAACCGCCTTACGTGTTGGCCTATGAGATGCGGCTTCTAAAAACCTATGCGATTGATTGGGTTGTGGCGCGAAATTCAGGTGGTCCGACACGTGCGAAACTGGATGCTGCCCGCGCTCTGGGGCGCCCCGTTGCGTTGCTGGATCGCCCCCCGCTTCTGGACTGCGACCACGTGCAAACCCCGGACGAGGCGCTGGCATGGCTGACCAAGCAGAACGCCTGA
- a CDS encoding cobyrinate a,c-diamide synthase, translating into MTRSGQRGLILAAPSSGSGKTTLTLGLLRALTRRGVDVSGAKSGPDYIDPRFHAAACGRDCPNLDAWAMSPAKIEALATSGADLLLIEGAMGLFDGAPPDGRGATADLARQLSLPVVLIIDCARMAHSISPLAAGFAQHDREVRVAGVILNNVGSPRHETMLRTALKDSQFAVLGAVHRQAGMEHPSRHLGLVQAGEHPDLQAYLDRVADAVEASVDLDAFVALSDPLPPCPTTAPRLRAPGRRIAIAWDAAFAFAYPHILADWQAEGAKIIPFSPLADEAPDPDADFIFLPGGYPELHASTLATARTFKTAIRAAACPIYGECGGYMALGNEITDKDGNRHKMLGLLDLETSFAIRKLNLGYRSLTTTHGTFPGAWAAHEFHYATTLRAEGTPLFAACDAEGNALPPMGLIRGHVSGSFAHLIDRA; encoded by the coding sequence ATGACCCGGTCAGGTCAGAGGGGTCTGATCCTCGCCGCGCCGTCCTCTGGCAGCGGCAAGACCACGCTGACATTGGGCCTTCTGCGGGCCTTGACCCGCAGGGGTGTGGACGTGAGCGGCGCAAAATCCGGCCCCGACTATATCGACCCACGTTTCCACGCTGCCGCCTGCGGGCGCGATTGTCCCAATCTGGATGCATGGGCGATGTCGCCTGCAAAGATCGAAGCACTCGCCACATCGGGAGCGGACCTTCTGTTGATCGAAGGCGCGATGGGGCTGTTCGACGGTGCGCCTCCTGATGGGCGCGGCGCCACCGCAGATCTTGCCCGGCAACTCAGCCTGCCTGTGGTGTTGATCATCGACTGCGCGCGCATGGCGCATTCAATTTCACCTTTGGCCGCCGGATTCGCCCAGCATGATCGCGAAGTGCGCGTGGCGGGTGTGATCCTGAACAATGTCGGCAGCCCACGCCACGAAACGATGCTGCGCACTGCGTTGAAAGACAGCCAGTTCGCCGTGCTGGGTGCGGTTCATCGCCAAGCAGGGATGGAACATCCTTCGCGCCATCTGGGGTTGGTGCAGGCTGGCGAACACCCGGACTTGCAGGCCTATTTGGATCGCGTCGCGGATGCGGTTGAGGCATCAGTTGACTTGGACGCCTTTGTGGCATTAAGCGATCCGTTGCCACCTTGCCCGACCACCGCCCCGCGCCTGCGTGCACCTGGCAGACGAATTGCCATTGCCTGGGACGCAGCGTTTGCGTTTGCCTATCCGCATATTCTGGCCGACTGGCAGGCAGAAGGCGCGAAGATCATTCCATTTTCACCGCTGGCCGATGAAGCCCCGGACCCTGATGCGGATTTCATTTTTCTGCCCGGCGGCTATCCCGAGCTACATGCATCCACACTGGCCACAGCGCGGACGTTTAAAACAGCGATACGCGCCGCCGCCTGCCCTATCTATGGTGAGTGCGGAGGATACATGGCGCTTGGCAACGAGATCACCGACAAGGACGGAAATCGGCACAAAATGTTGGGACTGCTGGATCTGGAAACCAGCTTTGCTATCCGCAAGCTGAATCTGGGCTACCGGTCGCTGACCACCACGCACGGCACCTTCCCCGGCGCATGGGCGGCGCATGAATTTCACTACGCCACCACCCTGCGGGCCGAGGGAACACCGCTGTTCGCAGCCTGCGACGCCGAAGGCAACGCCCTGCCCCCCATGGGGCTGATACGAGGCCATGTCTCAGGCAGCTTTGCCCATCTGATTGACCGCGCCTGA
- a CDS encoding HNH endonuclease, translated as MDGDFRTEFVREGGGVKTNAALVLNADYRPLSYYPLSLWPWQEAVKAAVLDRVNILAEYDEVVRSPSLEIRIPSVVVLKDYVKPQKRVAFTRFNLFLRDEFCCQYCGAKGDLTFDHVVPRAAGGVTSWENVVAACQRCNLRKGSKPLRYSGLNLRKPPRQPAAEELRNIGRKFPPGHLHESWMDFLYWDAELDA; from the coding sequence ATGGATGGCGATTTCAGGACAGAATTTGTGCGCGAAGGCGGGGGGGTCAAAACCAATGCCGCACTTGTGCTCAATGCCGATTATCGGCCCTTGTCCTACTACCCTTTATCCCTGTGGCCTTGGCAGGAGGCGGTGAAAGCCGCCGTGCTGGATCGGGTCAACATATTGGCCGAGTATGACGAGGTGGTTCGAAGCCCGTCGCTGGAGATACGGATACCGTCCGTCGTGGTTCTGAAAGATTATGTGAAACCTCAAAAGCGCGTGGCCTTCACGCGCTTTAATCTTTTTCTGAGGGACGAGTTTTGCTGCCAGTATTGCGGAGCAAAGGGGGATCTGACCTTCGATCACGTGGTGCCGCGGGCTGCTGGCGGTGTCACCAGTTGGGAAAATGTCGTTGCGGCCTGTCAAAGGTGTAATCTTCGCAAAGGGTCGAAACCTTTGCGATATTCGGGGCTGAACTTGCGCAAACCTCCGCGCCAACCCGCTGCGGAAGAGTTGCGAAATATTGGGCGAAAGTTCCCTCCGGGCCACCTGCATGAAAGCTGGATGGACTTCCTGTATTGGGACGCAGAACTTGACGCGTGA
- a CDS encoding DNA-3-methyladenine glycosylase 2 family protein: MADQAERLIRGPDCLREGADWLCVVEPAFQHVRDQLDDIPLRLRDDGFGALMFAIVGQQVSTASAAAIWARVEGAGMVTPDAIAAASHEDLAALGLSRPKIRYAHALAGAGIDFPSLRAMPSDQVITTLTAVPGIGMWTAEIYALFALSRADVFPAGDLALQEAAKLLFDLPARPKEKEMRSLAEAWTPWRGVAARLLWAYYRLEKQREGIR, from the coding sequence ATGGCTGACCAAGCAGAACGCCTGATCCGTGGGCCGGACTGCCTGCGCGAAGGGGCAGATTGGCTATGTGTGGTCGAGCCAGCGTTCCAACATGTGCGAGATCAACTCGACGACATCCCTTTGCGTTTGCGCGACGACGGATTCGGGGCGCTGATGTTTGCCATTGTCGGCCAGCAGGTCTCGACCGCATCTGCCGCAGCGATCTGGGCGCGGGTTGAAGGGGCGGGCATGGTGACGCCGGATGCCATAGCTGCCGCCAGTCACGAGGATCTGGCCGCGTTGGGCCTGTCACGACCCAAGATTCGTTATGCCCATGCGTTGGCGGGGGCAGGGATCGACTTTCCAAGTTTACGGGCCATGCCGTCGGATCAGGTGATCACCACGCTGACCGCCGTGCCGGGGATCGGGATGTGGACGGCCGAGATTTATGCACTTTTCGCGCTGTCGCGCGCGGATGTGTTTCCGGCCGGTGATTTGGCCCTGCAGGAAGCGGCAAAGCTGCTCTTTGATCTGCCCGCGCGCCCGAAGGAAAAAGAGATGCGTTCGCTTGCCGAAGCGTGGACGCCGTGGAGAGGCGTTGCGGCCCGGCTGCTCTGGGCCTATTACCGTCTTGAAAAGCAACGTGAAGGGATCCGCTGA
- the cobA gene encoding uroporphyrinogen-III C-methyltransferase — translation MNDSQTFTAPNLPGSDWPQMQPGWVWLVGAGPGDPGLLTIHAVNALSQADVIVHDALVAPEILSWARPETEVIYAGKRGGKPSAKQRDISLQLVDLARAGKKVLRLKGGDPFVFGRGGEEGQTLVQHGVPIRIIPGISAGIGGLAYAGIPVTHRDVNQSVTFVTGHDQSGDTPGSLDWAAIARGSQVIVIYMGMKHLDRIRTALVNAGRPEDEPVAITSNATTPDQRVLETTLGTCVEDAARDGIEAPAIICVGRAVLMRQALDWQALAAGMQPRNTDPLGRGRPAEDR, via the coding sequence ATGAACGACTCGCAGACATTTACTGCCCCGAATTTGCCGGGCTCAGACTGGCCGCAGATGCAGCCCGGCTGGGTCTGGCTTGTGGGTGCTGGCCCTGGTGATCCCGGTTTGTTGACGATCCATGCGGTTAACGCGCTGTCGCAAGCCGACGTAATTGTGCATGACGCGCTGGTCGCGCCGGAAATCCTGTCATGGGCGCGACCAGAGACCGAGGTGATCTATGCCGGCAAGCGCGGCGGAAAACCCTCGGCCAAGCAGCGTGACATTTCCTTGCAGCTTGTTGATCTGGCACGTGCAGGAAAGAAGGTGCTGCGCCTGAAAGGTGGCGATCCCTTTGTGTTTGGGCGCGGCGGTGAAGAAGGCCAAACACTTGTGCAGCACGGCGTGCCGATCCGCATCATTCCTGGCATTTCGGCCGGGATCGGAGGCTTGGCCTATGCGGGTATTCCTGTCACCCACCGCGATGTGAACCAGTCGGTGACCTTTGTGACCGGTCATGATCAATCGGGTGACACCCCCGGATCGCTGGATTGGGCGGCCATTGCGCGGGGGTCCCAGGTGATCGTGATCTATATGGGCATGAAACATCTGGACCGGATACGCACCGCGCTGGTCAATGCTGGCAGACCAGAGGATGAACCCGTCGCCATCACCTCCAACGCGACCACGCCTGACCAACGGGTTCTGGAAACAACCCTTGGCACCTGCGTCGAGGACGCCGCACGCGATGGTATCGAAGCGCCTGCCATCATCTGTGTCGGCCGTGCCGTCCTGATGCGTCAGGCTCTGGACTGGCAAGCGCTGGCGGCAGGAATGCAGCCAAGGAACACCGATCCGCTTGGTCGTGGCCGCCCGGCCGAGGATCGCTGA
- the speB gene encoding agmatinase, protein MTDPFFTPISGFDLPRFAGVPTFMRLPYVDFDHPRFSEVQIGLIGAPWDGGTTNRPGPRHGPRQLRDMSTMIRAQNGATGMRPFEAANCADLGDVAPNPADLMDSLQRMERFYTRVKAANVRPLTGGGDHLCTLPILRALAKDGPLGMIHFDSHTDLYHSYFDGTMFTHGTPFRRAVEEGLLDPLRVVMIGIRGTAYDSEDRDFAESVGIRVIPIEEFHQRGVADVMAEAREIAGRGDTYVSYDIDFVDPAFAPGTGTPEIGGPNSFQAIDVVRELKEVNIVGADLVEVSPPFDTSGATAYLGASIMFELLCVMIA, encoded by the coding sequence ATGACTGATCCGTTTTTTACCCCCATTTCGGGTTTCGATTTACCACGTTTTGCCGGTGTGCCGACTTTCATGCGCCTGCCGTATGTCGATTTCGACCATCCCCGATTTTCCGAAGTGCAGATCGGATTGATTGGCGCACCATGGGATGGGGGCACGACGAACCGGCCCGGCCCACGCCACGGCCCGCGCCAGTTGCGCGACATGTCCACTATGATCCGTGCACAAAACGGGGCGACAGGCATGCGTCCTTTCGAGGCCGCAAATTGCGCCGATCTTGGCGACGTGGCCCCGAACCCCGCCGATCTGATGGACAGTTTGCAACGGATGGAGCGGTTCTATACGCGGGTTAAGGCGGCAAATGTTCGCCCGTTGACCGGCGGGGGCGACCATCTGTGCACCTTGCCGATTCTGCGGGCGTTGGCCAAGGACGGCCCGCTGGGCATGATCCATTTCGACAGCCACACGGATCTGTATCATTCGTATTTTGATGGCACGATGTTCACCCACGGCACCCCGTTTCGACGGGCGGTAGAGGAGGGGCTTCTGGATCCGCTGCGCGTTGTGATGATCGGTATCCGCGGCACTGCCTATGACAGTGAAGACCGCGATTTCGCGGAAAGTGTTGGCATCCGGGTGATCCCGATCGAGGAATTCCACCAACGCGGCGTGGCAGATGTGATGGCGGAAGCCCGCGAAATCGCAGGGCGGGGCGACACCTATGTCAGCTATGACATCGACTTTGTTGATCCTGCTTTTGCCCCCGGCACCGGCACGCCTGAAATCGGTGGACCAAACTCGTTTCAGGCGATCGACGTGGTGCGCGAGTTGAAAGAGGTCAATATTGTCGGCGCGGATCTGGTCGAAGTGTCGCCACCATTTGATACCTCGGGTGCGACGGCCTATCTGGGAGCGTCGATCATGTTTGAACTGCTTTGTGTGATGATCGCGTAA
- a CDS encoding MFS transporter, with product MTDATLTPADNARAKRNVAILVLAQAFLGAQMPMIFTMAGLAGQSLASNPCWATLPISMMVGGSMFFANPVSWVMQTYGRRVGFWLGTLGGSLGAAISAYALTQADFGIFLIGSFLMGLYQSSQGFFRFAAADTASPAFRPKAISYVMAGGLASAVIGPQLFNATNDALVVPFLGAYLTIIVINIVGSFLFLGLDIPKPPKPHIDDPKGRTRRELLRDPVIAVAIICGMVSYALMNLVMTSTPLAVVGCGFETDMAGNVVTAHVLAMFVPSFFTGHLIARFGTRKVIATGLAILGLAGVVALQGVELENFFIALILLGIGWNFGFIGATTMLAGAHAPEERGRVQGMNDMIVFGCVTIASLASGGLMNCSGGSTIEGWNAVNIAMVPFLALAGASLIWLMLRPNEA from the coding sequence ATGACTGACGCGACACTCACCCCAGCCGACAACGCACGCGCCAAGCGCAACGTCGCCATCCTTGTGTTGGCGCAAGCCTTTCTGGGCGCGCAGATGCCGATGATCTTCACAATGGCTGGGCTGGCTGGGCAGTCGCTGGCGTCCAATCCGTGCTGGGCCACACTTCCGATATCGATGATGGTGGGCGGCTCCATGTTCTTTGCCAACCCCGTAAGTTGGGTCATGCAAACCTACGGCCGCCGCGTAGGCTTTTGGCTTGGCACGCTGGGCGGATCGCTGGGCGCAGCGATCAGTGCCTATGCGCTAACACAAGCGGATTTTGGTATCTTCTTGATTGGGTCCTTCTTGATGGGCCTTTATCAGTCTTCGCAAGGCTTCTTCCGCTTTGCAGCCGCAGACACTGCCTCGCCAGCATTTCGACCGAAGGCGATTTCTTACGTGATGGCAGGTGGTCTGGCCTCGGCCGTCATCGGCCCACAGCTGTTCAATGCGACCAATGACGCGCTGGTCGTACCATTTTTGGGGGCGTATCTGACAATCATTGTGATCAATATCGTGGGCTCGTTCCTGTTTCTGGGGTTGGACATTCCCAAGCCGCCGAAGCCGCATATCGACGATCCAAAGGGCCGCACGCGACGCGAGCTTCTACGTGACCCTGTGATTGCTGTCGCGATCATCTGCGGCATGGTCTCTTACGCGCTGATGAATCTAGTAATGACTTCGACCCCTCTGGCGGTGGTCGGCTGTGGGTTTGAAACTGATATGGCAGGCAATGTTGTCACAGCCCACGTGTTGGCAATGTTCGTGCCCAGCTTTTTCACCGGCCACCTAATCGCCCGTTTCGGCACCCGCAAGGTGATTGCGACCGGCTTGGCGATCCTTGGTCTGGCAGGCGTCGTCGCCCTGCAAGGGGTCGAGCTTGAGAACTTCTTTATCGCCCTGATCTTGCTGGGCATCGGCTGGAATTTCGGCTTCATCGGCGCCACCACCATGCTGGCCGGCGCCCACGCCCCGGAAGAGCGCGGTCGCGTTCAAGGCATGAACGACATGATCGTCTTCGGCTGCGTGACCATCGCGTCATTGGCATCGGGTGGGTTGATGAACTGCTCGGGTGGTTCGACGATCGAGGGCTGGAATGCCGTGAACATCGCTATGGTTCCGTTTCTGGCACTGGCAGGTGCTTCACTGATCTGGCTGATGCTCAGACCAAATGAAGCCTGA
- a CDS encoding alpha/beta fold hydrolase encodes MNRILDVKRRPAASGNTKSVVVFLHGYGADGADLLGLADPLSEHLPDTVFIAPDAPEKCAGNPFGFQWFPIPWLDGSSEEDSMNGANKAADDIDAFLDQVLEDEGINPSQLIVFGFSQGTMMALRVIPRRDEPIAGIVAFSGRMLEPDQYADHIKSKPPVLLVHGDQDDMVPPGHFSESGEILQANGFETYGFIMKGTGHGIAMDGLSVALSFIQDKLGITPKAQK; translated from the coding sequence ATGAACCGCATACTGGATGTGAAACGCCGCCCTGCGGCCTCGGGCAATACCAAATCGGTGGTTGTATTCCTGCACGGCTATGGCGCGGATGGGGCGGACCTTTTGGGTCTGGCGGACCCGCTGTCCGAACATCTGCCCGACACGGTGTTCATCGCCCCGGATGCGCCCGAAAAATGCGCGGGCAACCCGTTCGGGTTCCAGTGGTTCCCCATTCCGTGGCTTGACGGGTCGTCTGAAGAAGACAGCATGAACGGGGCCAACAAGGCCGCCGATGACATTGACGCCTTTCTGGATCAAGTGCTTGAGGATGAGGGGATAAACCCTTCGCAACTAATCGTTTTCGGATTTTCTCAGGGTACGATGATGGCCTTGCGGGTGATCCCGCGCCGGGACGAGCCGATTGCCGGGATCGTCGCGTTTTCGGGTCGGATGCTGGAACCAGACCAATATGCCGACCATATCAAGTCCAAGCCGCCCGTGCTGTTGGTGCATGGCGATCAGGACGACATGGTGCCGCCGGGCCATTTCTCGGAAAGTGGTGAAATCCTTCAGGCGAACGGGTTTGAAACCTATGGATTCATCATGAAGGGCACCGGGCATGGTATTGCCATGGACGGGTTGTCAGTGGCGCTGAGCTTCATTCAGGACAAGCTGGGGATCACACCCAAAGCACAGAAATAG
- the pgl gene encoding 6-phosphogluconolactonase has protein sequence MKLVEYADRDMMMLDLADKIASELAMALDHEDRAALAVPGGTTPGPVFDALSGVDLDWARVNVMLTDERWVPEDNPRSNTALLKKRLLTDKAAAARLIPLYGGTSMPEDCLKTLTKDVQDSLPLSVVLLGMGEDMHTASLFPGADRLSDALSTKAPALLPMRAPGADEPRMTLTAPVLNSAMSKHLLILGESKRAALASAIDAADAFDAPVKAVLTDMTVHWAA, from the coding sequence ATGAAACTGGTCGAATATGCCGATCGCGACATGATGATGCTGGACCTTGCCGACAAGATCGCGTCGGAACTGGCGATGGCACTGGACCATGAAGACCGCGCCGCACTGGCCGTGCCCGGCGGGACGACGCCCGGCCCTGTTTTTGATGCCTTATCTGGCGTTGATCTGGATTGGGCGCGGGTGAATGTCATGCTGACGGATGAGCGCTGGGTGCCCGAAGATAACCCCCGTTCAAACACCGCGCTACTGAAGAAAAGATTGTTGACCGACAAGGCTGCTGCCGCTCGTTTGATCCCGCTTTACGGCGGAACATCAATGCCTGAAGATTGCCTTAAGACCCTGACAAAAGACGTTCAGGATTCGTTGCCGCTTTCCGTGGTGCTGTTGGGTATGGGCGAGGATATGCACACCGCCAGCCTGTTTCCCGGTGCAGATCGTCTTTCTGACGCTCTATCAACTAAGGCGCCTGCACTGCTACCCATGCGCGCGCCGGGGGCGGACGAGCCACGCATGACCCTGACCGCGCCGGTATTGAATAGTGCCATGTCGAAACATCTGCTGATCTTGGGTGAAAGCAAGCGCGCGGCGCTGGCATCCGCGATTGACGCTGCCGATGCATTCGATGCTCCGGTCAAGGCGGTTCTGACGGATATGACTGTTCACTGGGCCGCCTGA
- a CDS encoding cobalt-precorrin-5B (C(1))-methyltransferase, which yields MNSDLPPKLRRGWTTGACATAAVKAALQGLWGDDVPRQVTITLPKGETPTFQIEEAARNNGWAEAAIIKDAGDDPDVTHGALIRARVEAGKIGQGIRFLAGDGVGIVTKPGLPIPPGEPAINPVPRQMMKWVTHEAADAFGKSPDLDITISVRNGAQLAEKTWNPRLGIKGGLSILGTTGIVRPFSCAAWIASIHRGIDVARAEGLTHVAGCTGATSERVVQALYGLPDGAMLDMGDFVGGLLKYLARHPIQRATIGGGIGKLTKLAQGARDLHSGRSQVNFELLADWLDDPAIVSMNTALEVYEKHGSRMAEIIVPKARDEAKKMLRDADITLDIVMIDRKGAVIGRAS from the coding sequence ATGAACAGTGATTTGCCCCCCAAACTGCGCCGCGGCTGGACCACAGGTGCCTGCGCCACTGCCGCTGTAAAAGCCGCGCTTCAAGGTCTGTGGGGTGACGATGTGCCAAGGCAGGTGACGATCACCTTGCCGAAGGGTGAAACGCCTACGTTCCAGATCGAAGAAGCCGCGCGCAACAACGGCTGGGCCGAAGCCGCAATCATCAAGGATGCGGGCGATGACCCGGATGTCACCCATGGTGCATTGATCCGCGCGCGGGTCGAAGCTGGCAAGATCGGGCAGGGCATCCGCTTTCTGGCGGGTGACGGCGTGGGCATTGTCACAAAGCCCGGCCTGCCGATCCCACCGGGCGAACCCGCGATCAATCCCGTCCCGCGCCAAATGATGAAATGGGTCACCCACGAAGCAGCGGATGCGTTTGGAAAAAGTCCCGATCTGGACATTACAATATCTGTCAGGAATGGCGCGCAACTTGCTGAAAAAACATGGAACCCACGTTTGGGAATCAAAGGCGGGTTGTCGATATTGGGCACAACCGGGATCGTGCGTCCGTTTTCTTGTGCGGCGTGGATTGCTTCGATCCATCGGGGCATCGACGTCGCCCGCGCCGAAGGGCTGACCCATGTGGCGGGCTGCACGGGGGCGACGTCCGAGCGTGTTGTGCAAGCGCTTTATGGCCTACCGGATGGTGCCATGCTTGATATGGGGGATTTTGTTGGGGGATTGTTGAAATACCTCGCGCGTCATCCGATCCAGCGCGCGACCATTGGCGGAGGTATTGGTAAATTGACAAAACTGGCCCAAGGCGCGCGCGATCTACATTCGGGGCGAAGTCAGGTGAATTTCGAGCTTCTGGCTGATTGGTTGGATGATCCTGCCATCGTAAGCATGAACACCGCGCTTGAAGTGTATGAAAAACATGGAAGTAGGATGGCTGAGATCATCGTGCCCAAAGCGCGGGACGAAGCCAAGAAAATGCTGCGGGATGCCGATATAACCCTTGATATCGTGATGATTGACCGAAAAGGCGCGGTGATCGGGCGGGCGTCGTGA
- the zwf gene encoding glucose-6-phosphate dehydrogenase — protein MVSRVIPVDPFDLVIFGGTGDLARRKILPGLYRRHLDGQMPEDARIIGAARGDMDTDGYRVFVESAVREFVPKKKCNPKVLKAFLERLRFVQLDATGKQGWSDLKDVVRQDVVQAFYFSVGPSLFGPIAERLHTHKIAGPSARIVVEKPFGHDEATARALNDTLAQHFAEYQIYRIDHYLGKETVQNLMALRFGNMLFEPLWNAQYVDHIQITVAETVGVEGRGSYYDKSGAMRDMVQNHLMQLLCLTAMEPPSKFEPNAVRDEKLKIIRALDPVASEDIVRGQYRGDDDVASYLEDAETDASTTESFVAMKLHISNWRWNGTPFYLRTGKRMRGRMSEIVVRFKEPPHSIFEEDTGQSANELSIRLQPNEGMDLKVTIKEPGLGGMRLIDVPLDMTFAEALGEEAADAPDAYERLIMDVIRGNQTLFMRGDEVEAAWAWTDPIIAEWEDRGNKPKLYDPFSTGPEEALMLLHRDGRRWREIRE, from the coding sequence ATGGTCTCGCGCGTCATTCCCGTCGACCCCTTTGATCTTGTGATTTTTGGGGGCACTGGCGACCTTGCCCGTCGAAAGATCCTGCCCGGCCTGTATCGGCGCCATTTGGACGGCCAAATGCCGGAAGACGCGCGGATTATCGGTGCGGCACGGGGGGATATGGACACGGATGGCTATCGCGTTTTTGTCGAAAGTGCCGTGCGCGAATTTGTGCCGAAGAAAAAATGCAATCCGAAGGTTTTGAAGGCATTCCTTGAACGCCTTAGGTTCGTTCAACTGGATGCGACAGGAAAGCAGGGCTGGTCTGACCTGAAGGACGTGGTGCGACAGGATGTGGTGCAGGCGTTTTATTTCTCGGTCGGGCCAAGCCTTTTCGGGCCAATTGCTGAACGGCTTCACACCCACAAGATCGCCGGGCCATCCGCGCGGATCGTGGTCGAAAAACCGTTCGGCCATGATGAAGCCACCGCGCGGGCACTGAACGACACGCTGGCGCAACACTTCGCCGAGTATCAGATCTATCGGATCGACCATTACTTGGGCAAAGAGACCGTGCAGAACCTGATGGCGCTGCGCTTTGGAAACATGCTGTTTGAACCACTTTGGAACGCGCAATACGTCGATCATATCCAGATCACCGTGGCTGAAACCGTGGGTGTCGAAGGCCGCGGCAGCTACTATGATAAGTCAGGCGCGATGCGCGATATGGTACAAAATCACCTGATGCAGCTTCTTTGTCTGACCGCGATGGAGCCGCCTTCGAAATTTGAACCCAATGCGGTGCGAGACGAAAAGCTCAAGATCATCCGCGCACTTGATCCAGTTGCCTCAGAAGACATTGTGCGCGGTCAGTATCGCGGTGACGATGATGTGGCGTCTTATCTTGAAGATGCGGAAACCGACGCCAGCACCACCGAAAGCTTTGTGGCCATGAAGCTGCACATTTCAAACTGGCGCTGGAACGGCACGCCGTTTTATTTGCGAACGGGCAAGCGGATGCGGGGGCGTATGTCCGAGATTGTCGTGCGCTTCAAGGAACCGCCGCATTCGATTTTTGAGGAGGACACCGGCCAATCTGCCAATGAGCTGTCGATCCGCCTGCAACCGAATGAAGGTATGGATCTTAAGGTGACAATCAAGGAGCCGGGGTTGGGCGGCATGCGTCTGATTGATGTACCGCTGGACATGACCTTTGCCGAAGCCCTGGGGGAAGAGGCCGCCGATGCCCCTGATGCTTATGAGCGGCTGATCATGGATGTGATCCGGGGCAACCAAACCCTGTTCATGCGCGGTGACGAGGTCGAGGCTGCCTGGGCGTGGACCGATCCAATCATCGCCGAGTGGGAAGATCGGGGCAACAAGCCCAAACTCTATGACCCATTCTCGACGGGACCGGAAGAGGCGCTTATGCTGCTGCATAGAGATGGTCGTCGCTGGAGGGAGATCCGCGAATGA